Part of the Patescibacteria group bacterium genome, TAAGAATTAAATGGTAACGGCACGAGCTGTGGATATCTCTTGCCCACAATCGAGTAAATTGTCATAATTAAGGGTAACCGCCAACCTATACACAAACCATGATCATAACAGACTCGTTCACCCTTACCTTAGGTGAGCCAAAATCCTACGCGAGCACCTCCGTGCCGAATCCGGGCACGATAAGCCGCCATCCCTGGTCGCTCCTTATTTTTGTGGAAATTGACTCTATTGAGCGGAAAAGCGAGGCAATTCTTGCGGGGATCGTCAGCGATATCCACGCGCGGTATGAAACAAGCCAGGCAGAAAACGGGGAAGCCGCGCTCATGGAGGTATGCCGGCGGTTCAATGAAGACGCCCTCTCCCTCACGAGAAAAACCCATGCGTGGTTTAAAAAGCTCCATATCGCGCTTGCGGTCATCGATGGCGCCACCCTTTCGCTTGCGACCTTTGGCACGGTACGGGCTTTCCTCAATCACCATACGCGCATCACGGACATCCTTAAATCCGCCCAACAAGACCAAGAGCCTCCTACAGGCGCTTTTAAGGTATTCCCCTCGCTTATCCAGGGCGCTATGGAACCGGGCGATAAATTATTCATTAGCTGCCGCCATCTCTTCGACTATTTCACTATTGATAAAATCCGTACGTTTCTGAATGAAGAACACCCGCAGGAGCTCATCCCGCATCTCAAACGACTCCTTAAAGGGCTGCCGGGGAGCGTTGCCGTGGCAGCGCTTGCGGCAGAATCCATGCCACCCCCCGTTCCATCACTTTCCGAAGATAGAGAGCCTGACTCGAATCAGTCAATGTCTGAACTCAACACGCTTGCCTCACGCACCTCTGACCTGCTTACCGGCTCCCGGTTTCAACAGCTGCGCCACATTATCTCATCGTTCTCGCGGCGCCATAATGCAAATCAAACCCCACGACCGCCGAAAAGGATTACAGCGAACCTTAAAAAAATATTCGTCTCAAGCAGTGTAAGTATTCGCCTACAGCGCGCATTTGCCTCTCTCGCGCACGCTTCTTCCCTTAGGATCAATGCATTTATCCGCCTCATTTTCCCCAAACTGCGCGCTAAGGAGACCGCGCCATTTGCTGCTGCGCCCGCCACACAGGCGCCTCTCCCTTCCTGGCGCAGGACGCTACAGAACGCCCACGCACGGTTCCGCAAACTGCCCCGCTCAAGCCAATACCTTTTCATAAGCTCGCTCCTCTTAGGGATCCTCTTTATTGAAAGTGTCGTCTCAATTACCAACCAGAAAATACGCATGCGAGAAAATACGGACTATGAAACGAAAATTTCTTTTATTGAACAAAAAGAAAACGAGACCGAAGCCACTTTAATTTACGGCGATGAGGAAAAAGCGCGTATTTCCCTTAAAGCAGCACTCGATACGCTCGCGAGCCTGCCTCAAAAAACCTCAGACCAAAAACAGCGGTACCAGACGCTTTCTACCCGCCTCGAAACGAGCCGCCTGAAAGTATTCCACATCCGCATGATTGATTCACCAGAGGTTCTCATCGATCTTTCACAGTATGCAAATGCGCAGGAACAGGTCATTCCCGGCGGACTCATCGGACCGGCGGGCAATACCCTTTATTCCTTCAATACCGAAACAGTTACCGTATATCTCATACAGCCTTCCAAGCAGAGCGTCACGGTCGCCTCCCCTTCAACTGACGCCCCCGCCCGGCTTACCCGCGGCACCATCGTACCCAGCTCCTCGCTACTCTATTTTATCTCATCTTTAGGATTTGGCCGATACGATGCTTCTGCAAGCAAGCTCACCTATGTGAAACAAAATGAGGATATGGCCAACATGGTTGACATTGCCGCATACGGCCAGCGCATTTATACCCTCAATCGCGCGACCGGATCACTGCTAAAATTTGATCTCACCGCAAACGGGATAAATCCCGGGGAAGAGTGGCTTAAAAGTGGCATCACCCTGCCGGGCGCGGTGGCGCTCACTATCGACGGCTCAATCTACGTAGCGGACGCGCAAGGCCGCATCAGGAAATTCACGAACGGCATAGAGGCGCCGTTTACGGTGGCGACCCTCGATCCTCCGCTCCATGCGCCTTCCCGACTCGCCTCCGATACGCAATACCTCTATATCCTCGATCCTACGGAGCGGCGCGTGGTGATCCTTGAAAAAGATGGGGGCTTATTGGAACAAATCACTTCACCCCTCTTTGACCGGCTGGTGGATCTCGCGCCGGATGCGCGGCAAAAACGCCTCTATCTGTTAAACGGCACCACCATATACACCGTGCCGCTGCCATAAATATTTAACAATAAAAAACCGCCCCGCAATGCGGGGCTGTTTTATTCCAGTCTCTTTTTTAACACAGGAATAATATTCAAACGTTCCTTCCTCGAACGAGGATTGCTCTTGCGCAACCCTCCATACTCAACTCCTTCAGCATCTTCAGTGAGGATCACCCGAAAAAAAATGTCTCTGAATTCTCCTGTAGTGAAGTCTCACCAATTTCCGCCCGAGGACTGTCTGAGGCAACTGCCGCCGCGGCCTCTGCAGCCGCCGTTGAAGAGCGGCGGTGGTGGTGTCCCGACCGCGTCGGGACAGCCGAGTTCCGCAGAAGGAAATTGTGTGAGGCTGAACGGATTTTTGTCTGCGGGCAGTCCGAACGCCCCGCGTGTTGCGCAACGAGTGATCCGAGTGATTATTTCAAATTCACCTTCGCGCCTGCTTCTTCGAGCTTCTTCTTCATTTCTTCCGCTTCTTGCTTTGTCGCGCCTTCTTTAAGAACCTTTGGCGCGCCGTCAACAAGGTCCTTTGCGTCTTTCAGGCCCTTGCCGGTCACTTCCCTCACCGCCTTGATGACTGAAATTTTATTCGGGCCTGCTTCCGCGAGTTCAACATTGAAAGAAGTCTTCTCCTCTCCTGCCTCTCCTGCGCTTGCGGCGGCGCCATTTGCAGGTGCAGCCACTGCGACCGGCGCGGCTGCGGAAACGCCGAATTTTACCTCAAGCACCTTCACGAGCTCCGCGAGATCCAAGACTGAGAGTTTTTCGATGGATTCTACAAGCGCCTTAAACTTGTCTGGCACTTCTACCGGGGATTGTTCATTGCTCATAATATAAATCATTAATAATGAATACGCTTAACCAACGACGTGATAGATGAATTATTGTTTGGTTTTTTGGTACGCGCCCAAAACCTGCACGAGCCCACGCATATTCCCTTGCAAAACATTCATCATCCCTGAAAGCGGCGCGCGCACGGATCCCACCACGCGGACAAAGAGCTCTTCACGGCTGGGAACGGTAGAAAGGGCAATCACCTGATCGCGCGACAGAGCATGCACGCTCCCATTCTCGTTCATGAACCCTTCATGAAGTAGAAACTTTGGGTGAGTCTTTGCGAACTTTGCGATCGCTTTTATGGGATTCACCGCATCCCCTTTTGCCACCATTAGCACGATAGTCCCCCGCAAATTCTCGAGAAAATCCGCAGACAGCTTGAGTTCTTTGAGCGCGAGCTGCAGTAGATTTTTCTTCACCACATGATAGATCGCGCCAAGCGCTTTGAGTTCATTGCGCACTTTACGTTCATCTTTTACCTTGATCTGCGTGAGCGATGACACGACCGCGGACTGCATGCCTTTAAGAAGCTCGACCAGCAGTACTACTTCATCTTTTTTTTGCTGTTTGCTCTTGGGCATAAAATAATTCTCCAAGATATGACTAAACGG contains:
- the rplL gene encoding 50S ribosomal protein L7/L12, with protein sequence MSNEQSPVEVPDKFKALVESIEKLSVLDLAELVKVLEVKFGVSAAAPVAVAAPANGAAASAGEAGEEKTSFNVELAEAGPNKISVIKAVREVTGKGLKDAKDLVDGAPKVLKEGATKQEAEEMKKKLEEAGAKVNLK
- the rplJ gene encoding 50S ribosomal protein L10; translated protein: MPKSKQQKKDEVVLLVELLKGMQSAVVSSLTQIKVKDERKVRNELKALGAIYHVVKKNLLQLALKELKLSADFLENLRGTIVLMVAKGDAVNPIKAIAKFAKTHPKFLLHEGFMNENGSVHALSRDQVIALSTVPSREELFVRVVGSVRAPLSGMMNVLQGNMRGLVQVLGAYQKTKQ